The Tolypothrix sp. NIES-4075 DNA window AGCAGCAACGGTATATCTACTGGGTCATTTTGCAAATCAGCATCTAAAGTCACAATTGCTTTACCTAAAGCATGATTAAATCCAGCAGACATTGCTGCCGTTTGACCGTAATTGCGTCGTAGAATTACCGCTTTTAAATCGCTGCGTGTTTGCGCTTCTTTTCTGAGAAAGTCCGCACTTCCATCAGTAGAACCGTCATCTACACAAATTATTTCATAACTCAACTCACTTGCAGTTAAAGTAGAAGCGATCGCCTCAAGCAAATGCGGTATACTTTCAACCTCGTTGTATATTGGCACCACAACCGAAACATCTGGGACAATCGGCGAAATCGCTTCATTTTGCCCAGTTATCGTTTTAGAAATCAACCCACTCCTCATATACCTTCGCGTCCTTCTCCTGTCGGAGACGCGGAGCGAACGCTTCTTCGCGGTTCGTAACTCTTCACAACCCTACCAGCACCTCGCAATTGTTGATAATATGACTGACTAACTGCATCTCCCTGTTCCGTCAAACAGTCAATTGCAATACCATTTCGTCCCTTATCTTTGCCGGAACTATGGATGTAATAACCATCAGCCAAATAAAGCCCGACGTGAGTAGCTTTTTCGGGAGTGCCAAAAAATACCAAATCCCCCGCTTCTAGTTCTGCGGTACTAATTGGCTGAGTAAATTCTTCTTGCTGATAAGCGTCTCTAGGTATCCAAATACCCACCGAAGCAAAAGCCGCTTGCATCAACCCCGAACAATCATAATTTGGCGCTACGGTACCACCCCAGAGGTAATAATTTGCTTGTTGCATCGCTTTTTGCGTAAAAACAATTACCTCTGCGAGCAGTTTTTTTATCTGAGATTGAGAAAAAGCAGTAGCTTCATAAAGTACAGTAGCAGATTGTAATAAACTCAAATCTGTCGGCGATATCCATCCTGGATAATCGTCCTCACACAAACAGACTTGTAAAGACGCGATAACCTGTGTCTCTACATTTGATGTTATCCGCAAATGTCGCCCTACTGCGGCTTGAGTTGCCAAGCGCGTACATTCAGGAGAATCATATAAGTTCAGGTCAGCAAGACACTGATACTCACCCGATTCGGAATTTTGGATTTGGGATTTTAGATTAAAGGGCATCCTGCAAAAACAATGATTTTTTTTAATCAAGACGAACAACTAGAAAATCTCGGCTTAGGCATTTTAGAGGCAACTTGGGCACAATTTCCCACTTTAGCCCGTAACCAAATTGCTCTAACTTGGATTGTCTACGATCCGCCGGTACTAGTAAATACTGGTGGTGCTTTAACTCCAGATGCTTTTTGGACCCATTCTATACGTGGTTTTACTTATCGCGGTGTTGAACGAATTTATCCTGCGAGTGTCGTCAAGCTGTTTTACATGGTAGCGGTAAACGAATGGCTGGAAAAACAGATGCTTCAGACTTCCAAGGAATTGGAAAGAGCCACGCGAGATATGATAGTTGATTCTAGCAATGATGGTACCAGCTTAGTTATAGATATGCTGAGTGGAACCACTTCCGGACCCGAATTATCAGCCGGACCATTTGAAACTTGGAAGCATCAACGCAATATCGTTAACCGTTATCTCAAGTCTTTGGGCTGGGAAGAATTAGACACAATTAACGTCTGTCAAAAAACTTGGGGTGATGGTCCTTATGGACGGGAACGGGCATTTTATGGAGAAATGCTGGAGAATCGCAACATGCTGACGACAAATGCCACCGCCAGATTATTGCATAGTATTGTCGGTGGAGTGGCAGTGTCAAGTGGGCGATCGCTCTTCATGATGGCTTTACTCAAACGCAGTCTCAAAAAAGAAGATTTACCAACAGACGTTGAAGAAGACCAAATTACAGGCTTTTTAGGTGGTGGACTTCCCGAAAACGCGCAAATTTGGTCAAAAGCGGGTTGGACGAGTCAAGTTCGTCATGATGCAGCTTACATCGAGTTACAAGATTTGCGTCCCTACCTTTTAGTAGTATTTACAGAAGGCAAAGCACACGCAAAAAGCCGCGAAATTTTGCCTTTTATTTCCAAGCATTTTGCGGAAGCTATTAGCAGTTTGGGATAGCCTCGTAGGGGTGGGGTCTGCCTGCCCTTAAGTTGAGTCAAATTTTTCATCACCTAGTTTAACAACATTTTCAATAGCGATCGCTCTTTTTCCGTCCCGATGAAATTGAACGTTTACACCACGCTAAAGCCATTCTAAATCAAAAGCTTCAGAATCCACCTTCTCTACTAAATCTAGCCAGACAAATCGGACTCAATGACTTTAAGCTCAAGCGTGGGTTTCGAGAAGTTTTTGGCACTACGGTGTGTGGGTATGTGCAATCCTTGCGACTAGAGCAAGCACAAGAGTTACTCCGAAGCACTAATTTGGCGATCGCACCAGCACTGAGCTACAAAATTGGTGATGCGACAACATTGACGCTGGAGTATGAATATCTCAAACTCGATCGCACCTATTATGATGGTCTTCCGCCCGATCCAAACATTTTTAAAGCTCCTATCAGTCGTTTTTTAGGGGAACCAGGCGATCGTTTCTCCAAAGAGACACACTCTGTATTTCTAAACGTCAATCATCGCTTCAGTGAAAATATCCGGCTTCGCAGTGGCTTTTCCGTTACGCTTGATGATTCTGAAGAGTCAGAGTTTCGACCGAATAGCATTGATTCAGATGGTCGTACCGTGCTGCGAAGGTTTGCTGGTGGTCCTGGTTATTTACAAAACTACTCTCTGCAAAACGATCT harbors:
- a CDS encoding C40 family peptidase, which codes for MPFNLKSQIQNSESGEYQCLADLNLYDSPECTRLATQAAVGRHLRITSNVETQVIASLQVCLCEDDYPGWISPTDLSLLQSATVLYEATAFSQSQIKKLLAEVIVFTQKAMQQANYYLWGGTVAPNYDCSGLMQAAFASVGIWIPRDAYQQEEFTQPISTAELEAGDLVFFGTPEKATHVGLYLADGYYIHSSGKDKGRNGIAIDCLTEQGDAVSQSYYQQLRGAGRVVKSYEPRRSVRSASPTGEGREGI
- a CDS encoding serine hydrolase, whose protein sequence is MIFFNQDEQLENLGLGILEATWAQFPTLARNQIALTWIVYDPPVLVNTGGALTPDAFWTHSIRGFTYRGVERIYPASVVKLFYMVAVNEWLEKQMLQTSKELERATRDMIVDSSNDGTSLVIDMLSGTTSGPELSAGPFETWKHQRNIVNRYLKSLGWEELDTINVCQKTWGDGPYGRERAFYGEMLENRNMLTTNATARLLHSIVGGVAVSSGRSLFMMALLKRSLKKEDLPTDVEEDQITGFLGGGLPENAQIWSKAGWTSQVRHDAAYIELQDLRPYLLVVFTEGKAHAKSREILPFISKHFAEAISSLG
- a CDS encoding TonB-dependent siderophore receptor is translated as MQSLRLEQAQELLRSTNLAIAPALSYKIGDATTLTLEYEYLKLDRTYYDGLPPDPNIFKAPISRFLGEPGDRFSKETHSVFLNVNHRFSENIRLRSGFSVTLDDSEESEFRPNSIDSDGRTVLRRFAGGPGYLQNYSLQNDLISNFSTGSIQHQVLVGLEWNKYIYGYDFLRSSTSVTPSIDLFNPVYGAFPPSEFDQAASRDRFERNTIALYLQDQITLLPNLKLLVGGLLLELLQLYRADYLRCDIHPKTIRASIQANSW